The window aaccaggacacccacgCATCGTCTCTCTGCTGGCCTAGTGCTTCTCCTCTTCCAGTCTCTTCATGGCCTCCAACACAGCCAGctcttttgcttccttcttctgGTTTCTAGCTTCAAACTCCAGCCTGCATCAATCACAAAATGCCATGAGATTCTCATCCATCCATATCTCTAGTAGACTAAAAGCAcctggagcaggggagcactgCCTTCTCCTACGCTGCTTTGTTCCGAGAGTACTTCAGAAACCTCACCAGTAACCCCCAGACTCCTCTTCGAGAGCCAGCACCCACAGCTCCCCACGACTGTTACCATCACTCCAAAGTCCTAGGCTCCCACGCTGGCCCAACACTACTTATTTCTCCCCCTGCGGAAGATGCTGCTGTTCCATGCTTGGTCTGTGCTGGGACAGACCACTTAGTGCCGTAATACCAAAAGCAAATTTACCACTGACCTGAGCCAAGGCCACTGAAGGTGAAGGGCTCAGGCCTAAAAGAGCAAAGGTCTGAAAGAAGCAACATGCTAAATCCCCAAGAATACAGCAAGGAAATGTTATCATTaatagaggaggaggaaaaataataaaactgctGTGAAGCACATTCTGACACAGTAGAGCTTAGCTGTTCCTTTTCCTGTACGGTCCAGTACATCCACATTTCAGCAGCCTGCCCAAGCTGTGGAAGATGAAGGACCAGTTCACTATCACCTTCGATAACCCCTTCTCTTCCTGTTTGATCCCATTAATTAGCCCTCAGACAAGCTGGACGGAACAGTATGCGACAGAACTGGGAGATGAAGAAAGCCAACCTGTTCTTGATGATTCTTTGCACAATTAAATCCGTGGTGAGATTGCTGCCACTGTCCACCAGCTGGAAAATGCCGCGTCTCTTCGGTTCCTGTGAACAAACACAGCAGACTCGGCTGTGAAAAACAGGCAGGACCTCTGGGTTTACAGCTCAGCAGTGAAAGCTGAGCAGAAGTCGCGGCAGGTCCTGTGGGCACCCAGCCAGGTGCGACACAAAACTGTCTCCTAGGAGGCAGAATAAAAAACTGCTGAAAGCAAAGCTTCACGTGTATGGGAGCTGAGCAAGGCTGCCCGGGACTGGCATAGAGCAAAGATTACAGGATTTCTCATTCTGCCACGAAGGCATCAGAAACAGGCGAAACAAAACAGTGACTAAAAGAATGGAGCTGCTGTGAATGATTTACGGGCTCTGCTCCAAGTAGCTACCCTCAGGGGTGGATGAAAACCAGCATCACCTGCCAAGGACTTGCTTGGGTAGCATCCTCTGCGATACAAATTCTCAGCTCAGGAACACGAACAAAGCCCTGCTGTATTTATCAAATGCTGACAAAGAAGCACGGACAAGAGCAGCTAGTAGCTCACCTCGTACGGATCAGAACCATCCTTGTCTGGCACCACCTCGGTCATCCCATGACACACAAGTGTTACCTGGAGAAGGACACAAAGTCGCTGCCGAGATCCAAAAGATGACAGGGACTTTCCCTGCCACTGCACTCGCTGCAGCATAGCCTGGAGATCAGCAAAGCCACCCCTCCTGCACCAGGCTTGGCAGTGCATCTGGAGCTCCCTGTAATCCTGCCGAGTGGGACCACCTCTCTTCTACACCCCTGTGTTTTCCTGCACCACTTCAGCTCCCTAAGCACATCACACACCAACATCTTCATGCACATCTATACGCAAAGACTCTCACCCTGAAGTGATCCAGCAGATCAGCAGTGACAGCGTAGGGGGCTCCAATCACCACTTCCGAGACATACTAGAAAAGAAACCAGGTAAAGAGTCCAgatttgaggagaaaaaataaaaagaaaagaaaaaagaaccaaaccagAGGCCAGCCTGCTTCCTAAACAGACTTGAGCAGGTCATCTGGTTATAGAGTTAGGAACTCAAATAAGGGAACAAGAAAGTGGTTTTAGCAGTCACTGCTTGTCACACAGCATCTTTTTGTTCCACTAAAGAATATGCTTTCTGGTAGTGTCTATATAGCAAATCCAACAGTTAATTGCTCAGAGCACACGTTTCTGGGCCTCCCCACATTTCTTTCCCAGGAATCTTCTCCCCTGCTACAGGGAGCGGAGAGTTTTCTACAAGAACCCAGCTGTAGAGCAGAGCAGCACTCTGCAAGGCATCCTGCCTTTTCACTGCCGGTGGAACAGAGGCGGATGGGTTCAACAGCTCAGGTTAGCCAGGACGAGAGAGGAGCCTAGTGGTTCCTCCCGAGAGCACACAAGCACCTCTGGCAGCCTAAAGTGATCAGTCTTGTCTTTGCCTTCTCAGCGCACACCAAAGAACTCATGCAAGATTGTTGGCTACAGGTGAACACCACCCAGCTCCAGGCAATTTCTGGAACAGCGCAGAGGCACCTAAGCTACAGGCACTTACCCTACAGGCCAAGACACTGAGTGTTCTCTCATGGATGTTCATGATGGGATAGTTCTTCCCTTTGTAGCGATTTACTTCCTAAGGCAAAGCACCAGGCACAATTAGAAGAGAGCCAAAGCAACCCCcttttcctctcactttctcCCAACATGAAAATCCTGTATTGGCCAATACATCCCTTTCCTGTCTTCCAGAGCACAGCCTGCTTGTTTCAGAAAGAACAGGTGCCAAGCTGCTCTGTCTTTGGACAACGTTATATACGGACCTGATCAAAGTGCAGCCCAGCAATGATGTAGGGTTTCTCTGCCAGCTGGTGAACCTTCTCCAGGAAATCCACATGCCCAATATCTGTAGACCTGC is drawn from Aptenodytes patagonicus chromosome 16, bAptPat1.pri.cur, whole genome shotgun sequence and contains these coding sequences:
- the PCYT2 gene encoding ethanolamine-phosphate cytidylyltransferase isoform X3, giving the protein MVHYGHSNQLRQARAMGDYLIVGVHTDDDITLTIDGKDTYEEVKTAGRYRECKRTQGVSTTDLVGRMLLMTKAHHSNIDEDLDYRKHTDNFGKGPKGHSPWTGVSQFLQTSQKIIQFASGKEPQPGDTIIYVAGAFDLFHIGHVDFLEKVHQLAEKPYIIAGLHFDQEVNRYKGKNYPIMNIHERTLSVLACRYVSEVVIGAPYAVTADLLDHFRVTLVCHGMTEVVPDKDGSDPYEEPKRRGIFQLVDSGSNLTTDLIVQRIIKNRLEFEARNQKKEAKELAVLEAMKRLEEEKH